The Chryseolinea soli genome contains a region encoding:
- a CDS encoding class I SAM-dependent methyltransferase: protein MPRIQAFEFEDFPWFPAFIRNYMTDFLQFLANASDFFKPVVPVIEKALAHSKTNTIVDLASGGGGGLVRLSKYLVASHPDLKIVLTDFYPNLDAFRHITEKRPCFRYVEDPVNALAVPRDLVGLRTQFLSFHHFAPIQARQILQNAVDNGSPIGIFEAQERSLPSLLAMFVSPITVLITTPFIRPFRAGRIIFTYLVPLVPLFIWWDGIVSALRTYSVDEMQALVDGVRGQETYAWEIKRVKSGPGVVLYLVGWKK, encoded by the coding sequence ATGCCCCGCATACAGGCCTTCGAATTTGAGGACTTCCCCTGGTTTCCCGCTTTCATCCGCAACTACATGACCGATTTCCTTCAATTCCTGGCCAATGCATCGGATTTCTTCAAACCGGTGGTACCCGTCATTGAAAAAGCGTTGGCGCACAGCAAGACCAACACGATTGTAGACCTGGCCTCAGGAGGCGGCGGGGGTCTGGTGCGGCTGAGCAAGTACCTGGTGGCCTCCCACCCCGACCTGAAGATCGTCCTCACCGATTTCTATCCCAACCTGGATGCCTTCCGGCACATCACGGAGAAACGCCCGTGCTTTCGCTATGTCGAGGATCCTGTTAATGCGCTGGCTGTGCCGCGAGATCTTGTGGGTTTGCGCACCCAGTTCCTGTCCTTCCATCATTTCGCGCCCATCCAAGCCCGGCAGATCCTTCAAAATGCCGTTGACAACGGAAGCCCTATCGGCATCTTTGAGGCCCAGGAACGAAGCCTGCCCAGCCTGCTGGCTATGTTCGTTTCGCCGATCACGGTTTTGATCACCACGCCTTTTATCCGACCGTTTCGCGCAGGCAGGATCATTTTTACGTACCTCGTGCCGCTCGTTCCGCTGTTCATTTGGTGGGATGGTATCGTCTCGGCGCTTCGCACCTATTCCGTGGACGAGATGCAGGCCCTGGTGGATGGCGTGCGTGGCCAGGAGACCTATGCCTGGGAGATCAAACGCGTAAAATCCGGGCCTGGGGTGGTGTTGTATCTGGTGGGCTGGAAAAAATAG
- a CDS encoding helix-turn-helix domain-containing protein, producing the protein MTIHVKNMVCNRCITVVEQELKSLGLHPEKITLGEVALKETSLSEEQQKQLDAALTKNGFERIDDRKARIIEHVKNTIIQKIHHTDRVSRKFNWSKVLADEAHYEYNYLSNLFSSMEGITLEQYIIRQKIERVKELLFYDELTLSEIADKLGYSSVAHLSAQFKKLTGLTPSELKKSRAIEHPRKPLDTVH; encoded by the coding sequence ATGACAATACACGTCAAAAATATGGTTTGCAACCGCTGCATCACGGTGGTGGAACAGGAATTGAAAAGCCTGGGCCTGCATCCCGAGAAGATCACACTGGGCGAGGTGGCACTGAAGGAGACCAGCCTCTCGGAAGAGCAGCAGAAACAACTTGATGCCGCCCTCACCAAAAACGGCTTCGAGCGCATCGACGATCGCAAGGCCCGCATCATCGAGCACGTGAAGAACACCATCATCCAAAAGATCCACCACACCGACCGCGTGAGCCGCAAATTCAATTGGTCCAAAGTGTTGGCCGACGAAGCGCACTACGAATACAACTACCTCAGCAACCTCTTCTCGTCGATGGAAGGCATTACACTGGAACAATACATCATCCGTCAGAAAATTGAGCGCGTCAAGGAATTGCTTTTCTACGATGAGCTCACCCTCAGCGAGATTGCCGACAAGCTGGGCTACAGCAGCGTGGCGCACCTCAGCGCGCAATTCAAAAAGCTGACGGGGCTCACACCTTCCGAGCTCAAAAAATCCCGCGCCATCGAACATCCGCGCAAGCCGTTGGACACCGTCCATTAA
- a CDS encoding ABC transporter permease, which produces MTTLQGRLFLRIIAKNREAYGLKIVSLAIAFACSTLIILFSINEFGYDRFHDDDHAIFRILQRNNKEDYSGNRLSNRIPTEVLTRIKAKAGDRLIVARVKGMEEISIGAAGKTFRDQKIHAADAELTDIFSFSIINGALSDFKTHTRSVILSSSAAQEYFGGVEVRGREMKISAVGDTLVYRVAAVYKDFPKNAHTEFNTLIRFDDPSVQTLGFNPKDHIAYGRSRALLQVEKLINEQPKSDDVTYRCQPIADIYFGPRVMGEDVKHGDHYSIIILICISGLIFFLALTSFVNLTTLTLPHRSKELAVKKLAGTSHWTLLMAFGKESFSLVGISLVLGLVGLAIASPAIERLLGMDLIALFLGFDRMLIVIIAALSLILGIAPLFMTFRFTQATPSRLLGTAPITFPRFKRVITFLQLGISIFLIVASMVIRRQVNYSLLKEPGRNHDQVVYLSYPKDLTDEGLRSMRAGWKKYNPNIVDVIATSQLPNRISSKELNSEFYIMSVDPMFKDFFNLNMTEGNWFRANDGDSVVVVNKKGKQLLSDRHLAIGVFEGLSDEFDQPEKPVKINVASYLHYNFLCVRILEVDIRRTVAFLSTQFENETGKARITFLNKRFEEWLTYQDRLNTLSEILAIISGILSCCAIYGLSVSIVRDKLKQIAIRKLFGASSLKITQLLIREFARQMLIAMLIFGPFTFIVLKELLRTFVYATHFSWTDPLFPILYCVVVISAICGFQALSLNRADLTSALKD; this is translated from the coding sequence ATGACAACTTTGCAAGGCCGTCTATTTCTGCGGATCATCGCCAAGAACCGCGAGGCCTACGGGTTGAAGATCGTTTCCCTGGCCATTGCCTTTGCGTGCTCGACACTCATCATTCTTTTTTCAATAAATGAATTTGGCTACGACCGGTTCCATGATGACGACCACGCTATTTTCCGGATCCTGCAAAGAAACAACAAGGAGGACTACAGCGGCAACCGTCTCTCCAACCGAATCCCAACCGAAGTCCTGACGCGCATCAAGGCTAAAGCTGGCGATCGGTTGATCGTGGCGCGCGTGAAGGGCATGGAAGAGATAAGTATCGGTGCCGCAGGCAAGACCTTTCGCGATCAAAAGATACACGCAGCAGACGCGGAGCTTACCGATATCTTTTCCTTCAGCATCATAAACGGCGCGCTGTCGGATTTTAAGACGCACACCCGAAGCGTTATACTCTCTTCATCGGCTGCACAGGAGTATTTTGGAGGCGTGGAAGTGCGGGGACGGGAAATGAAGATCAGCGCCGTGGGCGACACACTGGTCTATCGCGTGGCAGCGGTTTACAAGGACTTTCCAAAAAATGCGCACACGGAATTCAATACGCTTATCCGCTTCGATGACCCTTCCGTCCAAACCCTGGGCTTCAATCCGAAGGATCACATCGCCTATGGCAGGTCGCGCGCGTTGCTGCAAGTAGAAAAGCTCATAAACGAGCAACCCAAATCGGACGATGTGACCTACCGTTGCCAGCCCATTGCCGACATCTATTTCGGACCCCGCGTGATGGGAGAGGACGTGAAACACGGCGACCACTACAGCATCATCATCCTGATCTGTATTTCCGGCTTGATATTCTTTTTGGCACTCACCAGCTTTGTCAATCTCACCACCCTCACCTTGCCCCACCGCTCAAAAGAGTTGGCCGTGAAAAAGCTCGCCGGCACAAGCCACTGGACCTTATTGATGGCGTTTGGAAAGGAGTCGTTTTCTTTGGTGGGCATTTCACTAGTCTTGGGGTTAGTGGGTTTGGCGATTGCATCACCAGCAATCGAAAGGTTGTTGGGAATGGATCTGATCGCGCTGTTCCTGGGCTTCGACAGGATGTTGATCGTCATCATCGCAGCATTGTCCTTGATTCTCGGCATCGCCCCACTTTTCATGACCTTCCGGTTCACACAGGCCACCCCAAGCCGGCTTCTGGGCACGGCACCCATCACGTTTCCGCGCTTCAAGCGGGTCATCACCTTCCTGCAGTTGGGCATCAGCATCTTTCTCATCGTGGCCTCCATGGTCATCCGCCGCCAGGTAAACTATTCGCTGCTCAAAGAACCCGGCCGGAACCACGACCAGGTGGTCTACCTCTCCTATCCCAAAGACCTGACCGACGAAGGGCTGCGAAGCATGCGGGCAGGCTGGAAAAAATACAACCCAAACATTGTCGACGTGATCGCCACGTCGCAGTTGCCCAACAGGATCAGCAGCAAGGAATTGAATTCAGAATTTTACATCATGTCGGTCGACCCGATGTTCAAAGATTTTTTTAACCTGAACATGACCGAAGGAAATTGGTTCCGGGCCAACGATGGCGATTCGGTGGTGGTGGTCAATAAAAAGGGAAAGCAATTGTTGAGTGACCGGCACCTCGCGATCGGTGTCTTTGAGGGACTGAGCGACGAATTCGATCAGCCCGAAAAACCGGTGAAGATAAATGTGGCGTCCTACCTCCACTATAATTTTCTCTGCGTCCGGATCTTGGAGGTAGACATCCGGAGAACGGTAGCATTTCTGTCAACTCAATTTGAAAATGAAACCGGGAAGGCCCGGATCACTTTCCTGAACAAACGTTTTGAGGAGTGGTTGACCTACCAGGACCGGCTCAATACATTATCGGAAATCCTGGCCATCATCTCGGGCATTCTGTCCTGTTGTGCCATCTACGGTTTGAGTGTGAGCATTGTTCGCGATAAACTAAAACAGATTGCCATCCGCAAGCTATTCGGTGCCAGTAGTTTGAAGATCACACAGTTGCTCATCCGGGAGTTTGCCCGCCAAATGCTGATCGCCATGTTGATCTTTGGTCCATTCACGTTCATCGTACTGAAAGAATTGCTCCGAACGTTTGTGTACGCCACGCACTTTTCCTGGACCGATCCGCTGTTCCCCATCCTTTATTGTGTGGTCGTCATCAGTGCCATTTGCGGCTTCCAGGCCCTGAGCTTGAACCGCGCCGATCTCACGTCGGCGTTGAAGGATTGA